Proteins co-encoded in one Dyadobacter sp. CECT 9275 genomic window:
- a CDS encoding FAD-dependent oxidoreductase codes for MKVDYLIIGSGLTGATIARHLADNNREVMVIDRRTHGGGNVHDEIHPSGIPMHTYGPHYFRTNSDELWAYVNRFGSFYRFEAQVRSWVDNAYEQWPVDEAYIRKAVGMAWQPAHRGIARNFEEASLAMMPRVIYEKFVKGYSEKQWGVPAHLLSADLARRFDVRSDDAPRFSRHKHQGLPTDGYANWMANMLKGIPTKLNVDYLKNREVFRARRMLVFTGPIDEFFGFRLGKLQYRGQVRTHQYLPNVDYAHPCPQVNNPQLHNGLHIRTLEWKHMLPSHISRQISGTLLTREKTITPTLPDHYEYPFPDAENRALFKQYAQLAEREADTLICGRLGEYRYYDMDQAISRARMLAAKILVH; via the coding sequence ATGAAAGTCGATTATCTGATCATTGGCTCAGGGCTGACGGGAGCCACCATTGCGCGGCATCTGGCCGACAACAACCGGGAGGTGATGGTGATTGACCGGCGCACGCACGGGGGTGGCAACGTGCACGACGAGATACACCCGAGCGGTATACCTATGCATACCTACGGGCCCCACTATTTTCGGACAAATTCTGATGAACTTTGGGCTTACGTAAATCGGTTTGGATCATTCTACAGATTTGAAGCACAGGTTAGGTCCTGGGTTGATAATGCTTATGAGCAATGGCCCGTAGACGAAGCCTATATCCGGAAGGCGGTCGGCATGGCCTGGCAACCGGCTCATCGGGGTATCGCCCGAAACTTTGAGGAGGCCTCACTAGCTATGATGCCACGGGTAATCTATGAAAAATTCGTAAAGGGGTATAGTGAAAAACAATGGGGCGTACCGGCCCACCTGCTTTCGGCGGACCTTGCAAGGCGTTTCGACGTGCGGTCAGATGATGCCCCCCGGTTTAGCCGTCATAAGCACCAGGGCCTTCCGACAGACGGTTACGCAAATTGGATGGCCAATATGCTGAAAGGAATACCAACGAAGCTAAATGTAGACTATTTGAAAAATCGAGAAGTATTTCGGGCACGACGTATGCTGGTATTTACAGGGCCCATTGATGAATTTTTTGGATTCCGTCTAGGAAAGCTCCAGTACCGCGGACAAGTCCGCACGCACCAGTATTTACCAAATGTTGACTATGCACACCCCTGCCCGCAGGTTAACAATCCGCAGCTGCACAATGGCCTCCATATCCGAACGCTGGAATGGAAGCACATGCTTCCATCGCACATATCTCGACAAATTTCCGGTACGTTGCTCACCAGAGAAAAGACAATTACACCTACCTTGCCGGATCATTACGAATATCCCTTTCCAGATGCAGAGAACCGGGCCTTATTCAAACAATATGCACAGCTGGCAGAGCGCGAAGCAGATACACTTATTTGTGGACGGCTGGGAGAATACCGGTATTATGACATGGATCAGGCTATCAGCAGGGCGAGAATGCTCGCAGCAAAAATTCTTGTACATTGA
- a CDS encoding ArnT family glycosyltransferase, with protein MGIGRERYLGRKKEYIKNWGWLLTICFIAMTFIPRSFDNVLFMDGLAYAAIARNMAIGQGTIWEPHFADSFWLPYNYCSFFCEHPPLMFFLESLLFRMLGDTTAVENIYDTIILLVSIWLIVCVWRKLFEQNSQIREQAWWPILLWYGLRMVWWSMPNNLLDTTMAVFCLGACYFQLLAITSGKFRVFYWVASGVLIVFACLTKGPVGIYPLAFPAIYSFIYGRSFYKIALKGTVTAFAVLLSLMFLLMQYSPASYFLTNYFQGQVMAALLKKREKVADDWTAHFHLLKLLLFNIIPHLVMLTALFAANFYLRGKPYISSQSKKVCFLTFLLTASVILPMLISVKQGDHYLLPALPFVGLFFAACSIELLLPVVLNFYAGTRILFVILSAISLSMMTYKLVYPEPDSMFDLSRRLSAYVPTDSKVYLPNKISNCPEIQTSFQRYSRLSVAYDPKSTRYLFFDDIHDNVLDSVKRTGVYQIVDLGLNATLAIHK; from the coding sequence ATGGGTATAGGGAGGGAGCGTTATTTGGGAAGAAAAAAGGAATACATTAAGAACTGGGGCTGGCTTCTGACGATCTGTTTCATAGCAATGACTTTTATTCCAAGGTCCTTTGACAACGTGTTATTCATGGATGGGCTGGCCTATGCCGCAATTGCCAGAAACATGGCTATAGGTCAGGGTACCATTTGGGAACCCCACTTTGCCGATTCGTTTTGGCTCCCTTACAATTATTGTTCTTTTTTTTGTGAGCATCCACCCTTGATGTTTTTTCTGGAATCTCTTCTATTCAGGATGTTGGGAGATACCACGGCAGTCGAAAATATCTACGATACGATTATTCTACTCGTAAGTATATGGCTGATCGTCTGCGTCTGGAGAAAGCTATTTGAACAGAACAGCCAGATCAGAGAACAAGCGTGGTGGCCAATTTTGTTGTGGTACGGTCTTAGAATGGTATGGTGGAGCATGCCAAACAATCTGTTGGATACAACAATGGCCGTTTTTTGTTTAGGAGCCTGTTATTTCCAATTACTGGCCATAACCAGTGGTAAATTCAGAGTTTTCTACTGGGTGGCTTCTGGTGTCCTGATCGTTTTTGCGTGTTTGACAAAGGGGCCCGTCGGGATTTACCCACTGGCGTTCCCGGCTATTTATTCTTTTATTTATGGCAGGAGTTTTTATAAAATTGCGTTAAAAGGTACTGTAACAGCGTTTGCGGTTTTGCTGTCCCTGATGTTCCTGCTTATGCAGTATTCACCTGCGAGTTATTTTCTTACAAACTATTTCCAGGGGCAGGTTATGGCAGCGCTCTTAAAGAAAAGGGAGAAGGTTGCTGATGACTGGACAGCGCACTTTCATCTCCTTAAGCTTTTGTTATTTAACATCATACCTCACCTTGTGATGCTTACAGCACTTTTTGCCGCAAACTTTTACCTGAGAGGTAAGCCATACATTTCTTCTCAATCGAAAAAAGTATGCTTTCTGACATTCCTGCTGACAGCTTCGGTGATCCTTCCCATGTTGATTAGTGTAAAGCAGGGAGACCATTATCTGCTGCCGGCTCTCCCTTTCGTTGGACTGTTTTTTGCAGCATGCTCGATTGAACTGCTCTTGCCAGTAGTATTAAATTTTTACGCTGGAACCCGTATATTATTTGTGATTTTGTCGGCCATATCGCTAAGCATGATGACATACAAACTCGTATACCCAGAACCGGATTCTATGTTTGACTTATCCAGAAGGCTTTCCGCATATGTGCCCACCGATTCTAAAGTTTATTTGCCAAATAAAATCTCAAATTGTCCGGAAATTCAAACCTCTTTTCAAAGATACAGCCGACTGTCTGTAGCCTATGATCCAAAAAGTACCAGATATCTGTTTTTTGATGACATTCATGACAACGTACTGGATTCCGTTAAACGAACGGGTGTCTATCAGATTGTCGATCTGGGGCTAAATGCTACCCTGGCAATTCACAAGTGA
- a CDS encoding carbon-nitrogen hydrolase family protein, which yields METNKDAKSIENIELVFLKPEDYEEIKEMMIETYSSMPDAYWKEHHIRTLTTIFHEGQVGIRVDNELAGCALSIIVDYEKVDTKHTYRQITGNYSFNTHTKKGDVLYGIDVFIRPKFRGLRLGRRLYDYRKELCEKLNLKGIIFGGRIPNYHQYADTITPKEYIEKVRNKDIHDPVLNFQLSNDFHPARILQGYLEGDKDSNEYAVLLEWDNVYYEKSSDRAAFTKSIIRLGLIQWQMRLYNDFDELMQQVEYFVDAVSGYRCDFALFPEFFNAPLMSDYNHLAEAEAIRKLAEYTEKIVNRFSELAISYNINIITGSMPEVVDNSLYNVGYLCKRDGGIERFEKLHVTPDEAKVWGMQGGSTLKTFNTDCGKIGILICYDVEFPELSRILADEGMNILFVPFLTDTQNGYSRVRNCAQARAIENECYVAIAGSVGNLPKVHNMDIQYAQSMVFTPCDFSFPTNGIKAEATPNTEMILIADVDIDMLRELNQFGSVRNLKDRRTDIYSIIRKTGRKDKI from the coding sequence ATGGAAACAAATAAGGACGCAAAATCAATTGAGAATATTGAGCTGGTTTTTCTGAAACCGGAAGATTACGAGGAGATCAAAGAAATGATGATCGAGACCTATTCCAGTATGCCGGATGCCTATTGGAAAGAACATCACATCAGAACACTGACTACCATCTTTCATGAGGGGCAGGTGGGGATAAGGGTCGATAATGAACTGGCAGGCTGTGCCTTATCCATTATTGTTGACTACGAGAAAGTTGACACGAAACATACGTACAGACAAATAACTGGAAATTATAGTTTTAATACCCACACCAAGAAGGGAGATGTATTATATGGAATTGATGTTTTTATCAGGCCCAAGTTTCGCGGCCTGCGCCTGGGAAGGCGTTTGTATGATTACCGAAAAGAACTGTGTGAGAAACTAAATCTGAAAGGAATTATTTTTGGCGGGCGTATCCCCAATTACCATCAGTATGCTGATACGATCACCCCGAAAGAGTACATTGAAAAAGTACGGAACAAGGATATCCACGATCCTGTACTGAACTTTCAATTGTCAAATGACTTTCACCCTGCCAGAATATTGCAAGGTTATCTGGAAGGGGATAAAGATTCCAACGAATATGCGGTGCTGCTTGAATGGGATAATGTATACTATGAGAAAAGCTCTGATCGGGCCGCCTTCACAAAGTCAATCATCAGATTGGGCCTGATTCAGTGGCAGATGAGGCTATACAACGACTTTGACGAGCTCATGCAGCAGGTGGAGTATTTTGTGGATGCGGTTTCGGGGTACCGGTGTGATTTTGCGCTGTTTCCTGAGTTCTTCAATGCCCCGTTGATGTCTGATTACAATCACCTCGCAGAAGCGGAGGCGATCAGGAAGTTGGCCGAGTATACAGAGAAAATCGTGAATCGCTTTTCGGAGCTTGCCATCTCCTATAACATTAATATCATCACCGGAAGTATGCCTGAGGTTGTAGATAACAGTCTTTACAATGTAGGTTATTTATGCAAGAGAGATGGGGGAATTGAACGATTTGAGAAGTTACATGTCACACCGGACGAAGCAAAGGTATGGGGGATGCAGGGCGGCAGTACGTTAAAAACCTTCAATACAGACTGCGGAAAAATAGGTATCCTGATTTGTTACGATGTTGAATTTCCCGAATTAAGCCGCATTCTGGCCGATGAGGGAATGAATATACTATTTGTGCCCTTTCTGACCGACACCCAAAATGGTTATTCAAGAGTAAGGAACTGTGCGCAGGCGAGGGCCATTGAAAATGAATGTTATGTAGCTATCGCCGGGAGTGTGGGCAACCTGCCGAAAGTCCACAATATGGATATTCAATATGCCCAATCTATGGTTTTTACCCCATGCGATTTTTCGTTTCCCACCAATGGAATAAAAGCCGAAGCTACGCCCAATACAGAAATGATTTTAATTGCCGATGTGGACATTGACATGTTAAGGGAATTAAACCAATTTGGAAGTGTCCGGAACTTAAAAGACAGACGAACGGATATTTATTCAATAATACGTAAAACCGGGCGGAAAGATAAAATCTGA
- a CDS encoding RagB/SusD family nutrient uptake outer membrane protein, with the protein MRKSYIKTVLSAVLMGTLFSCHDLDVPVTSELTPDVFPTDASQFISAAGPAYVALRGNISVEFFHLQTLSTDEAIFPAKGGNWYNGAEFKDLHLHSWTKDHSTVTGNWTWLSTIIGTVNQSLSILETNMPDGTTKKQSLAELKMVRALAYFWMMDSFGNVPIITTYGDYSAHPNVKRAEVFTFIETEIKAALPDLSTVMDITTYGRPTQYMAQALLAKMYLNAEVYTGTARYADCIAACDAIISSGKFSLEPAASYLQMFYPNNGPQMKEFIFAIPFDATASNTFPFRATNLHSRYDIPRGLVAKYKMPFTPDAAVSTLPEFYQYFNDPNDIRNKEWLTGLQFYDDGTPVTVTTTKKGYDQFYSGSDPSAPFTYQINITPEVTLRQDVASFDVGNDELAWNMGYRNIKFHPDATSLNRNQNNDVPIFRYSDAILMKAEAIQRGGAPTLGATALSLVNSIRTARQATAFTAVTLESIYEERAREFASEMWHRNDMIRYGKFENKWGYKTNSDVTRRIFPIPNSALLLNPALVQNPGY; encoded by the coding sequence ATGAGAAAGTCATATATAAAAACAGTTTTATCAGCAGTTCTGATGGGTACCTTGTTTTCCTGTCACGATCTGGACGTACCGGTAACCTCGGAGCTCACGCCCGATGTTTTTCCTACCGATGCTTCCCAGTTTATCAGCGCAGCGGGACCGGCCTATGTAGCGTTACGCGGGAATATTTCAGTTGAATTTTTCCACCTGCAAACCCTGAGTACCGACGAAGCGATTTTCCCTGCCAAAGGTGGAAACTGGTATAACGGAGCAGAATTCAAGGATCTGCACCTGCACAGCTGGACAAAAGACCACAGCACAGTAACCGGAAACTGGACCTGGCTGAGTACCATTATCGGAACCGTAAACCAGTCTCTTTCTATCCTGGAAACAAATATGCCGGACGGAACGACCAAAAAGCAAAGCCTTGCAGAGCTGAAAATGGTGCGTGCGCTGGCCTATTTCTGGATGATGGACAGTTTTGGAAACGTACCGATTATCACCACGTATGGTGATTACAGTGCTCATCCCAATGTAAAAAGGGCAGAAGTTTTCACCTTTATTGAAACGGAAATCAAAGCCGCCCTACCCGATCTGAGTACCGTGATGGACATCACCACCTACGGCCGCCCGACCCAATATATGGCGCAGGCTTTGCTTGCAAAGATGTATCTGAACGCCGAGGTATATACGGGGACGGCCCGTTACGCCGATTGTATCGCCGCCTGTGATGCGATCATCAGTTCGGGAAAATTCTCCCTTGAACCTGCGGCTTCGTATCTGCAGATGTTTTATCCCAACAACGGGCCACAGATGAAGGAATTCATCTTCGCTATTCCTTTTGACGCAACGGCATCCAACACTTTCCCGTTCAGGGCTACCAACCTGCATTCTCGTTATGATATTCCGAGAGGGCTGGTTGCGAAGTACAAAATGCCCTTTACACCTGACGCCGCCGTGAGCACTTTACCCGAATTCTATCAATATTTCAACGATCCCAATGATATCCGGAATAAGGAATGGCTCACCGGTTTGCAGTTTTACGACGATGGAACACCGGTAACGGTTACGACCACTAAAAAAGGATATGACCAGTTTTATTCCGGCTCTGATCCTTCGGCGCCATTCACTTATCAGATTAATATCACGCCGGAAGTTACGCTGAGACAGGATGTAGCCTCTTTTGATGTAGGAAATGATGAACTTGCCTGGAACATGGGTTACAGAAATATCAAGTTCCATCCGGATGCTACTTCTTTGAACCGAAATCAAAATAACGATGTGCCTATTTTCCGTTATTCCGACGCCATCCTGATGAAAGCAGAGGCTATTCAGAGAGGAGGCGCCCCTACGCTGGGTGCAACTGCTTTGTCTCTTGTGAACTCAATCAGAACCGCAAGGCAGGCCACTGCTTTCACAGCGGTGACGCTCGAATCCATTTACGAGGAAAGAGCGCGGGAATTTGCTTCGGAGATGTGGCACAGAAACGATATGATCCGATACGGAAAATTTGAAAACAAATGGGGATACAAAACCAACAGTGACGTTACCAGACGCATTTTCCCTATTCCTAATTCTGCTCTTTTACTTAACCCGGCGTTAGTCCAAAATCCCGGATACTGA
- a CDS encoding glycosyltransferase family 2 protein: MNFDFQTGEQNPTPPELAVVIPVFNEQDSIQKVIGEWIPELEKWCSNFVVLAIDDGSRDHSLAILYQLQEQFGKRLVIITRPNRGHGQTCLEGYHYAGKLGARFVFQIDSDWQCDPRYFPAFWQIRNRAFVISGVRTSRDDGWKRIIVTKTLRLMLLLAFRVDCPDANVPYRLMQTEAIQSAILRIPEDFHLANVALAVLLRRDKSVTHSYVPIGFRERYGGEPSVKLPLFGRKAIELYRNIQTMLTNQAKSIQ, encoded by the coding sequence ATGAATTTTGATTTCCAAACTGGTGAACAAAACCCTACACCACCAGAACTAGCGGTGGTAATTCCGGTTTTCAATGAGCAGGATTCCATACAGAAAGTAATCGGGGAATGGATCCCGGAGTTAGAAAAATGGTGCTCGAATTTTGTTGTACTGGCTATCGATGATGGCTCCCGTGATCATTCGCTGGCAATATTATATCAGTTGCAAGAGCAGTTTGGAAAGCGCCTGGTTATCATAACCCGTCCAAACCGGGGGCATGGGCAAACCTGCCTGGAAGGATATCACTACGCCGGTAAATTAGGCGCCCGCTTTGTTTTTCAGATTGACTCCGACTGGCAATGTGATCCTCGCTATTTTCCTGCTTTCTGGCAAATCCGTAACCGGGCGTTCGTAATTTCAGGAGTCAGGACGAGCCGCGACGATGGCTGGAAACGTATCATCGTTACAAAAACGCTGCGACTCATGTTACTGCTAGCATTCAGGGTGGATTGCCCGGATGCTAATGTTCCGTACCGGCTGATGCAAACAGAAGCGATACAAAGTGCGATTCTTCGAATTCCTGAGGATTTTCATCTCGCCAATGTGGCACTCGCCGTTTTGCTTCGACGCGACAAATCTGTTACACATTCCTATGTTCCGATCGGTTTTAGAGAGCGGTATGGCGGCGAGCCCAGCGTAAAACTGCCGCTTTTCGGAAGAAAGGCCATTGAATTGTACCGCAATATCCAAACCATGCTGACTAACCAGGCTAAAAGCATCCAATGA
- a CDS encoding nuclear transport factor 2 family protein, translated as MKKLLLLLITVSGVTTAFAQKKANGTVYIEHPAITLVDEFIKATVSGDSAKIAGYLTDDFKSYNGTTATYNDKGTDKAAFLSLALRYKRELDYYAIEPYPESYPDAVEYKKDNKDEVVWVQTWSVLKGVHKKTGVKLNAAAHRLYKLTKDNKIKTIINYSNGRVIDEIGASYAERTNGKIYNHHENINTVRKSMYAFEMGDLDKALSFFSDDASFTNINNELGKSATKAEIKGSWQKFLDTYEIKSIDLFGYPDYLEYEMDNGREVLSWWKYNLVRRSDKKAIALPVHISNSFDENGKITAEMVYYSELLLTK; from the coding sequence ATGAAAAAATTGTTACTGCTCCTTATTACCGTATCGGGTGTTACAACTGCATTTGCGCAGAAAAAGGCAAACGGAACCGTGTACATAGAGCACCCTGCTATTACCCTGGTAGACGAATTTATTAAGGCTACCGTCAGCGGGGATTCTGCCAAAATTGCGGGTTATCTGACTGACGACTTTAAATCCTACAACGGTACCACGGCAACCTATAACGATAAGGGAACTGACAAGGCGGCCTTTCTTAGCCTCGCGCTCCGTTACAAACGGGAGCTGGATTATTATGCCATTGAGCCTTATCCTGAGTCTTACCCTGACGCGGTGGAATATAAGAAAGATAATAAGGATGAGGTGGTTTGGGTGCAAACCTGGAGCGTTCTGAAAGGTGTGCATAAAAAAACGGGTGTAAAGCTGAACGCCGCAGCGCATCGCTTGTACAAACTCACCAAAGACAATAAAATCAAAACCATTATCAATTATAGCAACGGGCGTGTAATTGATGAAATAGGGGCAAGCTATGCTGAACGTACCAACGGTAAGATCTATAATCATCATGAAAATATCAATACCGTACGCAAATCGATGTACGCTTTTGAAATGGGGGATCTTGACAAAGCTTTAAGCTTCTTTAGTGACGACGCGAGTTTCACAAATATCAATAATGAACTTGGCAAGTCTGCCACCAAAGCAGAAATAAAGGGAAGCTGGCAAAAATTCCTCGATACCTATGAAATCAAAAGTATTGATCTATTCGGCTATCCCGATTATCTGGAATACGAAATGGATAACGGACGCGAGGTGCTGTCATGGTGGAAGTATAACCTGGTGCGCAGGTCAGACAAAAAGGCAATTGCGCTTCCTGTGCATATCAGCAACAGTTTTGATGAGAATGGAAAAATTACCGCCGAGATGGTTTATTATAGCGAGTTGCTGTTGACCAAATAG